Proteins encoded within one genomic window of Candidatus Zixiibacteriota bacterium:
- a CDS encoding ECF transporter S component, which translates to MKAGITQITRVAIFAALVFIFSYFTSLLYNVNPSFFIVFAAGFAWGIWPGIGVGVIGFFLWSNFNPFGPAPFPLLLSQLLGISFSAIIGAFAARLPITFRRLNLNVIFILALSGLLCGLIFHLIVDIVDAYLFQPFWPRLIGGLLFSLITIVSNAIIFPLLHPVLKLMIDRGKMADQ; encoded by the coding sequence ATGAAGGCCGGGATTACACAAATCACCAGAGTCGCCATTTTTGCGGCTCTGGTTTTTATTTTCTCGTATTTCACTTCCCTGTTGTATAATGTCAATCCGTCATTTTTCATTGTCTTCGCGGCCGGTTTCGCCTGGGGTATCTGGCCCGGAATCGGGGTCGGGGTAATCGGTTTTTTTCTCTGGTCAAACTTCAATCCTTTCGGTCCGGCACCCTTTCCGCTTCTGCTATCGCAGTTGCTGGGGATTTCTTTTTCTGCCATAATTGGGGCCTTCGCGGCCCGTTTACCCATCACGTTCAGACGGCTCAACCTAAATGTAATTTTCATTCTGGCGTTGAGCGGGCTTCTCTGTGGACTGATCTTTCATCTGATAGTCGATATTGTCGACGCTTATTTGTTTCAGCCTTTCTGGCCGAGATTGATCGGCGGATTATTGTTTTCATTGATTACCATCGTCTCAAATGCTATAATATTCCCATTATTGCACCCGGTTCTGAAACTGATGATCGACAGGGGAAAAATGGCTGATCAATGA